From a single Methanomicrobium sp. W14 genomic region:
- a CDS encoding SLC13 family permease codes for MNYSLREISSGVWHFTDISIILTILVFLAAIGLFASEKIRTDAIAIIVLLILAVAGIVTPSEAFSGFASEAVVAVISVMIISYGITKTGVMVRISKIILNFAGKEEKKVVATVSLFEGLISSVLQNIGAAALFLPALMRISKIAGIPSKKLLLPIGYAAITGGTITMIGSATLIIVNDYLVAGGYAPYSLFDVTPVGIALLIAGIAYFYFFGDYVLPKGKDPEGTEQKEIADSWHIVSTIFYLRVVGTSSLIGLTRGDARLTEEFNLHLIALSEKSEVLYAPWINTRFVDGQILAVLGKREDAERFSEKFGLPFVSGGILSESMSNDIVGFAEIIVRPRSSAIDKSIQEINFRKIYSIEPLILLSGPDEEHVEFSERPLKAGDTIVVHGRWSRIKTLSHGHDFLVATQIEGETYRETKVKTAVACFFLSIALNFAGLSIALSFLAGAFAMVVFGVISLDEAYRAVEWRIIVLIGGIMPLGYAMSNSGAAQLISENLIGIFDGQLVLMLFAAGIIMTVFSLSMSNIAATVVLIPLFISIAEASGNSPGPIALLGGICASNSFILPTHQVNALIKTPGGYRNSDYVKAGLGMTLVFLVISTVLVYVIFCQV; via the coding sequence ATGAATTATAGTCTGCGTGAGATCTCAAGCGGTGTGTGGCATTTTACGGATATAAGCATAATCCTTACAATACTGGTTTTTCTGGCGGCTATAGGGCTTTTCGCATCCGAAAAGATAAGAACGGACGCAATAGCCATAATTGTTCTTCTTATTCTGGCGGTTGCCGGGATTGTCACTCCTTCTGAGGCGTTTTCAGGCTTTGCAAGCGAGGCCGTAGTTGCGGTAATCTCGGTGATGATAATATCGTATGGTATTACAAAAACCGGCGTTATGGTGCGCATAAGCAAAATAATCCTGAATTTTGCCGGGAAAGAAGAGAAGAAAGTTGTTGCGACGGTCTCTCTTTTTGAAGGGCTTATATCTTCGGTTCTGCAGAACATCGGTGCCGCGGCACTCTTTCTTCCCGCACTTATGCGCATCTCAAAAATTGCCGGGATACCATCGAAAAAACTTCTTCTTCCAATAGGTTATGCTGCAATTACGGGCGGAACGATTACGATGATTGGGTCTGCGACTCTTATCATCGTAAACGACTATCTCGTTGCAGGAGGGTATGCACCATATTCCCTGTTTGACGTGACCCCTGTAGGAATAGCTCTTTTGATTGCGGGTATCGCTTATTTTTATTTTTTCGGAGATTACGTGCTTCCCAAAGGAAAAGACCCTGAAGGGACCGAACAGAAGGAGATAGCCGATTCATGGCATATTGTTTCGACAATATTTTACCTTCGGGTTGTAGGTACAAGCAGCCTTATCGGACTTACCCGTGGTGATGCGAGGCTGACAGAAGAATTTAATCTTCATCTTATTGCATTGTCAGAAAAAAGTGAAGTGCTGTATGCACCATGGATAAACACGAGGTTTGTAGACGGCCAGATCCTGGCTGTTCTGGGAAAGCGTGAAGATGCTGAAAGGTTTTCTGAAAAATTTGGTCTTCCTTTTGTCTCAGGGGGTATTTTGTCTGAATCTATGAGCAATGATATAGTTGGCTTTGCCGAGATAATTGTCAGGCCAAGGAGCAGCGCCATTGATAAAAGCATCCAGGAAATAAACTTCCGGAAAATCTACAGTATCGAACCTTTGATTCTCCTGAGCGGCCCTGATGAGGAGCATGTTGAGTTTTCCGAAAGACCGCTTAAAGCCGGGGATACGATTGTTGTGCACGGAAGATGGAGCAGAATTAAGACACTTTCGCATGGGCACGATTTTCTGGTTGCGACACAGATAGAAGGTGAAACTTACCGTGAGACCAAGGTTAAGACAGCCGTTGCATGTTTTTTCCTTTCCATTGCCCTGAATTTTGCAGGTCTTTCCATTGCACTCTCTTTTCTTGCGGGAGCATTTGCAATGGTTGTTTTCGGTGTTATCTCTCTTGACGAAGCGTACCGTGCCGTAGAATGGAGAATAATTGTCCTGATTGGGGGTATTATGCCGCTTGGTTATGCAATGTCAAACAGTGGTGCAGCACAGTTAATTTCGGAGAATTTAATCGGAATTTTTGACGGTCAGCTTGTTCTGATGCTTTTTGCCGCCGGAATTATCATGACGGTTTTTTCCCTTTCAATGTCTAATATTGCAGCTACTGTAGTCCTTATTCCCCTGTTCATATCAATTGCAGAGGCATCCGGCAACAGTCCCGGACCCATTGCTCTTCTTGGAGGAATATGCGCCTCGAATTCATTCATTCTCCCTACTCACCAGGTGAATGCTCTTATAAAAACACCCGGAGGGTATAGAAATTCTGATTATGTGAAGGCAGGTCTTGGAATGACTCTTGTTTTTCTTGTGATATCAACGGTCCTTGTATACGTAATATTCTGCCAGGTATAA
- a CDS encoding MIP/aquaporin family protein, giving the protein MTASLGKRFTAEAIGTMFLVYFGAGAASITLMITSGEDTPNPFNVGIGLLGGLGDWLAIGLAFGIAIMAAIYAFGRISGAHINPAVTIALWAVKKFPAKDTVVYLVAQFLGAFLGSILFALSASEASVFVGGLGATTPFYGISVYSAFLAEIIGTFVLMSVIMGVTRDDKITPAASGVIIGLTVAGIITTLGNVSGASLNPARSFGPMVADLLLGGPNVLSVYWIYVAGPVIGAVAAAFLYLWITREEA; this is encoded by the coding sequence ATGACAGCTTCGCTGGGCAAAAGGTTTACTGCCGAAGCAATAGGCACAATGTTTCTTGTGTACTTTGGAGCGGGAGCTGCATCCATAACTCTTATGATCACAAGCGGGGAGGATACTCCAAATCCGTTCAATGTAGGTATCGGGCTTCTTGGTGGTCTCGGTGACTGGCTTGCAATAGGTCTTGCTTTCGGTATCGCCATAATGGCCGCCATTTATGCATTCGGAAGAATTTCAGGTGCCCACATAAATCCTGCCGTGACCATTGCGTTATGGGCTGTAAAAAAATTCCCTGCAAAGGATACGGTAGTGTACCTGGTAGCGCAGTTTCTGGGTGCATTTCTGGGAAGCATTCTCTTTGCACTGTCTGCAAGCGAGGCTTCGGTCTTTGTCGGCGGTCTTGGCGCCACAACTCCTTTTTACGGGATAAGCGTTTATTCAGCCTTTCTTGCAGAGATTATAGGGACCTTTGTGCTGATGTCTGTAATTATGGGAGTTACCAGAGATGACAAGATAACTCCTGCCGCTTCAGGTGTGATAATCGGCCTTACTGTTGCAGGGATAATAACTACCCTTGGAAATGTGTCTGGAGCATCATTGAATCCCGCACGTTCATTCGGACCAATGGTTGCGGATTTACTGCTCGGAGGTCCCAATGTTCTGTCGGTCTACTGGATATATGTTGCAGGGCCTGTAATCGGTGCTGTCGCAGCCGCATTCCTGTATCTCTGGATTACAAGAGAGGAGGCATGA
- a CDS encoding PAS domain S-box protein, whose translation MEQGYLPNNKKITKYYPLIIAFTSFAALAAAVFCIINDINIIYLNLFYIPIVIASLCYPKKGVSFSLLIVMLYIFITTVLTDGNTLIISENLFNSVVFIGIAGISSVIAQSYREDSLKYQRLLDNSGAATAIIDKNGKVIHCNADFENITGYSKKELKRKIWTDIFETGFFVDRIIKASRAGPLDPEIKNEKIEARILNKNGQIYYTLASVHTINELYITLLSLIDISEKIEAENVLRINEERYKKLFQQSTDAIFISSAKGKIYDANNRACTMTGYPLEELRQINVSDLFLHPEWPKHEEYTSLLKKKGSCCYESRFVCHDNTVIDVDIRSVIIDSNTDVAQTIIRDITLRKKNDNALAIASKKLSLLSSITRHDILNQVMVALANMEFACEEGNINDSSVFIEKAQNSVKTIQKQIEFSKDYQDMGGKPPKWQNIEQLIERCVTSQNVPPSVNVTTSLSGVEIYADPMLEKVFCNLIGNTLMHAGRVTEINVSYREREDHFRIIYSDNGSGIPDEKKELIFRAGYGSNQGFGLYLVKEILSITGIEIKETGIPGKGTEFELKIPKTDFKT comes from the coding sequence ATGGAACAGGGATATCTTCCGAATAATAAAAAGATTACAAAATATTATCCTCTGATAATTGCTTTCACTTCATTTGCAGCGCTGGCTGCCGCAGTTTTCTGCATAATAAACGATATCAACATAATTTACCTGAATCTGTTTTACATACCGATAGTCATCGCATCTCTGTGCTACCCAAAAAAAGGAGTAAGTTTTTCTCTTTTGATTGTAATGCTGTATATTTTCATAACGACCGTTCTGACAGACGGAAATACCCTCATAATATCCGAAAACCTGTTTAATTCAGTTGTTTTTATTGGAATTGCAGGGATATCATCGGTTATCGCCCAGTCATACAGGGAGGACAGCCTCAAATACCAGCGTCTGCTTGACAACTCCGGGGCTGCCACTGCAATTATAGACAAAAACGGCAAAGTAATACACTGTAATGCTGACTTTGAAAATATTACGGGGTACAGCAAAAAAGAGCTTAAAAGAAAAATCTGGACCGACATTTTTGAAACGGGATTTTTCGTTGACAGAATTATTAAAGCAAGCCGTGCAGGCCCGTTGGACCCCGAAATAAAAAACGAAAAAATCGAAGCCCGGATTCTTAATAAAAACGGACAGATATACTACACTCTCGCGTCAGTGCACACAATAAATGAACTTTACATAACCCTTCTGTCTCTGATAGACATCTCTGAGAAGATAGAGGCGGAAAATGTTCTCAGGATAAACGAGGAAAGATACAAAAAGCTCTTTCAGCAGTCAACGGATGCAATTTTCATATCTTCAGCAAAAGGAAAAATATATGATGCAAACAACAGGGCCTGCACCATGACAGGCTATCCGCTTGAAGAACTCAGGCAGATTAACGTATCAGACCTTTTTTTACACCCGGAATGGCCAAAACACGAAGAATACACCAGTCTCCTGAAAAAAAAAGGGAGCTGTTGTTATGAAAGCAGATTTGTATGCCATGACAACACGGTAATCGATGTTGATATCCGTTCAGTCATAATTGACAGTAATACGGATGTTGCACAGACAATTATAAGGGATATAACTCTTAGAAAGAAAAATGACAATGCCCTTGCCATAGCCTCCAAAAAACTGAGCCTTCTGTCTTCGATAACAAGGCATGATATTTTAAATCAGGTTATGGTCGCACTTGCAAACATGGAGTTTGCCTGCGAAGAGGGGAACATAAATGATTCTTCGGTGTTTATAGAAAAAGCACAGAACTCCGTCAAAACAATCCAGAAGCAGATTGAATTCAGCAAAGACTATCAGGACATGGGTGGAAAACCCCCTAAGTGGCAGAACATAGAGCAGCTTATTGAAAGGTGCGTAACAAGCCAGAATGTTCCGCCGTCTGTAAATGTAACCACCAGTCTTTCGGGAGTTGAAATCTACGCAGACCCCATGCTCGAAAAGGTATTCTGCAATCTTATAGGAAATACCCTGATGCACGCCGGCAGGGTTACAGAAATTAATGTATCATACCGCGAAAGGGAGGACCATTTCAGAATTATATACTCTGATAACGGGTCAGGCATTCCCGACGAGAAAAAAGAGCTGATATTCAGGGCAGGATACGGGAGCAACCAGGGTTTCGGTCTATATCTTGTAAAAGAAATACTGTCAATAACAGGAATTGAGATAAAGGAGACAGGAATCCCCGGCAAAGGAACTGAATTTGAGCTTAAAATCCCTAAAACAGATTTCAAGACATAA
- a CDS encoding PAS domain-containing protein — protein sequence MVKVLLVDDDPSLLEIGKIFIEKNGDFSVDTALSAKDALEKLSAGNYLSYDAVVSDYEMPSKNGVDLLRDIRSVGSEIPFLIFTGKGREEIVIEALESGVDYYVQKGGAPGPQFAELTSKIKKAVEKKKSDEDHFLDSQRLEAVNRILGMKDFTFEDIVRNTVSESVRLTKSSFGYVVIFDGSDHPKNIFCNKDGDISKTTVLSCNECCKEGNTGFFDKLISFGSCMTVNEAADRDEIILPLCSVGFSSVLRYMGIPLYEDKKTVIFVCVANKSAPYDDSDRRQLYLLLNSMWAVAVRKKTEEELIEANKKLADANDMLKKSQKKLSESEESLSLAIDGAGLGIWDSDIATRRQVVNDNWAEMIGYTRGEVDNVLNFWRDNVHPADLPAALKCIDDYSKGLRDNYNVEFRLRCKDGRWKWIASTGKISARGPDNRPLRISGIHRDITYIVRSEKNLSAARKKLKMLLDIIRRDVMNQALLISENSKLLNSAFSQNPEMQGYISSISCSASAIENHLKFAFEYLDESLNEPVWQNACDMVERIAEEKKCIPVKCEENVSRLNLLVGPLLFIVFSSIFEDSCKNSENATAIHLDFEEYEGFGKLIVSESGAVIPDDEKELIFNKGFDKKEDFRLYFAREILSACSIEIRETGENKKGAKFEIIIPDDLYYIERN from the coding sequence ATGGTGAAAGTACTTCTTGTCGATGATGACCCGTCGCTTCTTGAAATCGGCAAAATATTTATCGAAAAAAACGGTGATTTTTCCGTTGATACAGCGTTGTCCGCAAAAGACGCTCTTGAAAAGCTTTCAGCCGGAAATTATCTGTCATATGATGCGGTCGTATCCGACTATGAAATGCCGTCAAAGAACGGAGTAGACCTTCTGCGTGATATAAGAAGCGTAGGAAGTGAAATTCCGTTTTTGATTTTTACCGGAAAGGGAAGGGAGGAAATAGTTATTGAGGCCCTGGAATCGGGGGTTGATTATTATGTCCAGAAAGGGGGAGCTCCGGGTCCGCAGTTTGCGGAACTGACCTCAAAAATAAAAAAAGCTGTTGAAAAAAAGAAATCCGATGAGGATCATTTTCTTGACAGCCAGCGCCTGGAGGCCGTAAACAGAATTCTTGGAATGAAGGACTTTACGTTTGAAGATATTGTGCGCAATACTGTATCAGAGTCCGTGAGGCTTACAAAAAGTTCTTTCGGGTATGTCGTAATTTTTGACGGTTCAGACCATCCTAAGAATATATTCTGCAATAAGGATGGGGATATTTCAAAAACAACTGTTTTGTCCTGCAATGAATGCTGCAAAGAGGGTAACACAGGATTTTTTGATAAACTTATAAGTTTTGGGTCATGCATGACCGTAAATGAGGCAGCGGATAGGGATGAAATTATTCTTCCTCTTTGCAGTGTGGGTTTTTCTTCAGTATTAAGGTATATGGGGATACCTCTCTATGAAGATAAAAAAACCGTGATTTTTGTATGTGTTGCAAATAAAAGTGCTCCATATGATGACTCCGATAGAAGACAGCTTTACCTGCTCTTAAACAGTATGTGGGCTGTTGCGGTCAGAAAGAAAACAGAGGAAGAGCTTATTGAAGCAAACAAAAAACTGGCCGATGCAAATGATATGTTAAAGAAAAGCCAGAAAAAACTATCTGAAAGCGAGGAAAGCCTGTCTCTTGCAATAGATGGTGCCGGGCTTGGAATATGGGATTCAGATATAGCGACAAGAAGGCAGGTGGTCAATGACAACTGGGCCGAAATGATTGGATACACCAGAGGCGAAGTCGACAATGTGCTGAATTTCTGGCGTGACAACGTCCACCCGGCTGACCTGCCCGCTGCCCTCAAATGCATTGATGACTACTCAAAAGGCCTGAGGGATAACTACAACGTTGAATTCAGGCTGCGTTGCAAAGACGGACGGTGGAAATGGATTGCGAGTACTGGAAAAATTTCCGCAAGAGGACCGGACAACAGGCCTTTGAGAATATCCGGTATACACAGGGATATAACTTACATTGTGAGAAGTGAAAAAAATCTTTCTGCAGCGAGAAAAAAACTGAAGATGCTTCTTGATATCATCAGGCGTGATGTAATGAATCAGGCTCTTTTGATATCTGAAAATTCAAAGCTCTTAAATTCTGCTTTTTCGCAGAACCCGGAGATGCAGGGGTACATATCTTCAATATCATGTTCGGCATCTGCTATAGAAAATCATCTGAAATTTGCATTTGAATATCTGGACGAAAGCCTGAATGAACCAGTCTGGCAGAATGCCTGTGACATGGTAGAAAGAATTGCAGAAGAGAAAAAATGTATTCCGGTAAAATGTGAAGAGAATGTATCACGCCTGAATCTGCTTGTCGGGCCGCTTCTTTTTATCGTTTTCAGCAGTATTTTTGAAGACTCCTGCAAAAATTCAGAAAATGCTACGGCAATTCACCTGGATTTTGAGGAATATGAAGGTTTTGGAAAACTAATCGTCAGTGAAAGCGGCGCCGTTATTCCTGATGATGAAAAAGAATTGATATTTAATAAAGGGTTCGATAAAAAAGAAGATTTCAGGCTATATTTTGCCCGCGAAATACTTTCTGCCTGCAGTATTGAAATCCGTGAAACCGGTGAGAACAAAAAAGGTGCAAAATTTGAAATAATTATCCCGGACGATCTATATTACATTGAACGCAACTGA
- a CDS encoding DUF2180 family protein → MKCYICAEEGKDTDAVAICIVCGMGLCMKHAIREEQDVWEGGYPFPSTKVSKTLPRILCPYCHDAIKRR, encoded by the coding sequence GTGAAATGCTATATTTGTGCTGAAGAAGGAAAAGATACGGATGCGGTTGCAATTTGTATCGTATGCGGAATGGGCCTGTGCATGAAGCATGCAATCCGTGAAGAGCAGGACGTCTGGGAAGGGGGCTACCCCTTCCCTTCGACGAAGGTATCAAAGACTCTTCCGAGGATTCTTTGCCCGTACTGTCATGACGCCATCAAAAGGAGGTGA
- a CDS encoding DUF2193 domain-containing protein: MSIYQKMIDEAMGAQRADVSILGEKRGTDFKVGDGKPYVDAVNKMTVGEGQSKAVIDLHVNSVNAHFTTLTSLTDYVRPEDDPFVEHYQTPVILEILYDEDKSFKKSVDRFVEQIGKSEALIGRESARRYAGFYGPTCVVDFALIPGSTSNVVNRILSKTDIPADHKKAILAAKSWGMNTSYGVGDVFAHDVEKGETLAKSVDDEIAELKHIYENPVAAQADLMDSAGQSSFDVRKYMAGYRKKMEPYVKAAIDDGVHYANIVTVPAYCVGDIAHHIAQSTYNMCKDDMVMAIIEAVTGVMENTLRQNVSKFKSVYQVLSVATGSTAAAAEYLLELDGFNGPSVVEFLTRRYHNYVQLYPTRGAAAELHNCDFMDMVYRGWNIMDRARKAKNGSGSPMKPNVSGLPVDLTPIQENDVIQNPQRYVYPACAITVRFAAMMSLADYPCLLTSEPVTATMMTNVIALDKKTAAAPVRACKNCASASCVDFRHEYCQYREAV, from the coding sequence ATGTCAATTTACCAAAAGATGATAGACGAAGCAATGGGGGCTCAACGTGCTGATGTCTCCATTCTAGGGGAAAAGAGGGGTACTGACTTTAAAGTCGGTGACGGAAAACCGTATGTTGATGCGGTTAACAAAATGACGGTCGGAGAGGGGCAGTCAAAGGCTGTAATCGACCTTCATGTAAATTCTGTGAATGCACATTTCACTACACTTACTTCTCTTACAGATTATGTACGGCCTGAAGACGACCCATTTGTAGAGCATTATCAGACACCTGTAATTCTTGAAATACTCTATGACGAGGACAAGTCCTTCAAAAAGAGCGTTGACAGGTTTGTCGAGCAGATAGGAAAGTCCGAAGCTCTTATCGGACGTGAATCCGCACGCAGGTATGCAGGCTTCTACGGGCCTACATGTGTTGTGGACTTTGCCCTGATTCCAGGGAGTACAAGCAATGTTGTAAACAGGATTCTTTCGAAGACCGACATTCCTGCGGACCACAAAAAAGCTATTCTTGCGGCAAAATCCTGGGGGATGAACACATCATACGGTGTCGGTGATGTCTTTGCCCATGACGTTGAAAAGGGTGAAACTCTGGCAAAATCCGTAGACGATGAAATAGCCGAGCTTAAGCATATTTACGAGAACCCTGTTGCAGCCCAGGCTGACCTTATGGATTCCGCAGGCCAGAGTTCGTTTGATGTCAGAAAGTACATGGCAGGGTACAGGAAAAAAATGGAGCCTTACGTAAAGGCTGCAATTGACGACGGCGTACACTATGCAAACATAGTGACTGTTCCTGCGTATTGTGTGGGAGATATTGCGCATCATATTGCACAGTCGACATACAACATGTGCAAAGATGACATGGTTATGGCGATAATTGAGGCCGTAACCGGTGTCATGGAGAACACTTTACGCCAGAATGTCTCGAAGTTCAAGAGTGTCTATCAGGTCCTCTCGGTTGCGACGGGATCAACGGCAGCTGCTGCAGAGTACCTGCTTGAGCTTGACGGTTTCAACGGTCCTTCTGTTGTGGAATTTTTGACGAGAAGGTATCACAACTACGTCCAGCTCTACCCGACAAGAGGTGCAGCGGCAGAGCTTCACAACTGCGACTTCATGGATATGGTATACCGCGGCTGGAACATCATGGACCGTGCAAGAAAGGCTAAAAACGGGTCGGGCAGTCCGATGAAGCCGAACGTTTCCGGACTTCCGGTTGACCTTACACCGATACAGGAAAATGATGTCATACAAAACCCGCAGCGCTACGTGTACCCGGCATGTGCAATAACCGTGAGGTTTGCTGCGATGATGAGCCTTGCGGACTACCCGTGCCTTCTGACATCCGAGCCTGTAACAGCAACCATGATGACAAATGTGATTGCACTTGACAAGAAGACTGCAGCAGCGCCTGTACGTGCATGCAAGAACTGCGCCTCAGCCTCATGCGTGGACTTCCGTCACGAATACTGCCAGTACAGGGAAGCTGTCTGA
- a CDS encoding DUF1848 domain-containing protein produces MDKLRPVIFSAGRATDIPAFYPDWIIERLKEGYLIKVNPFNGKPYRVSFENTRFIVFWTKNPGPILKNLSYFDKTNIGYYFQYTLNDYDREGYEKNVPSLDKRVKTFKKLSEISGSDRVVWRFDPLILSDTITIDTLLERTEYIGDEIFGYTHRMVFSFIDMYRSVELNLKKQGIAGVREFEESEMEEFSEKLSALNRRWNYSISACAEKKDLSKYGIKRSRCIDPELIDRICHTPEMHDYLMKNSGKDRGQRPMCGCIPSVDAGQYNTCVHLCSYCYANRNPLLAMENYRQYLKNPHKESLS; encoded by the coding sequence TTGGACAAACTCAGACCGGTCATATTCTCGGCAGGCCGTGCAACCGATATACCTGCGTTTTACCCTGACTGGATTATTGAAAGGCTCAAAGAAGGGTACCTTATAAAGGTGAACCCGTTCAACGGAAAACCATACAGGGTAAGTTTTGAAAATACAAGGTTTATAGTGTTCTGGACGAAAAACCCTGGGCCAATCCTTAAAAATCTTTCATATTTCGATAAAACAAACATCGGATACTATTTTCAGTATACTTTGAACGACTATGACCGCGAAGGTTATGAAAAAAATGTCCCTTCTCTTGACAAAAGAGTAAAAACATTCAAAAAGCTTTCTGAAATCTCGGGGAGTGACAGGGTTGTCTGGAGGTTCGACCCTTTGATTCTCTCGGATACTATAACCATTGACACTCTTCTTGAACGCACTGAGTATATAGGCGATGAAATTTTTGGTTATACTCACAGAATGGTGTTCAGCTTTATCGATATGTACAGAAGTGTAGAACTGAACCTGAAAAAACAGGGAATTGCAGGAGTGCGTGAGTTTGAAGAGTCGGAAATGGAAGAGTTTTCAGAGAAACTATCCGCTTTAAACCGCAGGTGGAATTATTCAATATCAGCCTGTGCCGAAAAAAAAGACTTATCAAAATACGGAATAAAAAGAAGCAGGTGCATTGACCCGGAATTAATTGACAGAATATGCCATACTCCGGAAATGCATGATTATCTTATGAAAAACAGCGGGAAAGACAGGGGTCAGCGGCCCATGTGCGGCTGTATTCCTTCAGTTGATGCAGGCCAGTATAACACGTGCGTTCACTTGTGTTCATACTGTTATGCAAACAGAAACCCTCTCCTTGCAATGGAAAATTACAGGCAGTACCTCAAAAATCCGCATAAAGAATCGCTTTCTTAA
- the sepS gene encoding O-phosphoserine--tRNA ligase translates to MRFDGELFRKLAKSDFDEAWHKGAEIQEVVPLLKKYPRNIYRTAKKHPVAETIQRLREAYLLMGFDEARVPLFIDEADVYKQFGPEASAVLDRVFYLGGLPRPNVGIGKKQVSEIEKITGLKLDPETEENLRKTLHGYKKSEIDGDELTHEIARVMGTDDGLVVKIMDEVFPEFRELAPESSRTTLRSHMTSGWFITLGEVWDKVPLPIKQFSVDRCFRREQEEGPTRLMAYHSASCIIAGDDANVENGKAVAAGLLSAFGFTDFEFRPDDKRSKYYIPDTQTEVYAKHPKHGWVEVATFGMYSPHSLAAYGVEVPVMNLGLGVERLAMIEYGADDMRAMTYPQFFPKDYSDLDIARAVSLKESPKTLKGAEIAEAVAKTARENATAPGPCEFLACDVDFDFGCRVKVYVYEDEENSKLLGPAALNDVFVADGRILGLPDTPNYKKQREKGVNAQVSFIDAAANLAAAKIEEAVFYCENGSTEFKMIKVPSEINLKIEPWAMRYITDNSKKIDVRGPVFTAVRWEIEQSECECGCDDCNCSEE, encoded by the coding sequence ATGAGATTTGACGGAGAATTGTTCAGGAAGCTGGCCAAATCGGACTTTGATGAGGCCTGGCACAAGGGTGCGGAAATTCAGGAGGTAGTCCCTCTTTTAAAAAAGTACCCGAGAAACATCTACAGAACGGCGAAGAAGCATCCTGTTGCGGAGACTATTCAGAGGCTTCGCGAGGCCTATCTTCTGATGGGATTTGACGAGGCCCGTGTCCCTCTTTTCATAGACGAGGCTGACGTCTATAAGCAGTTCGGGCCTGAGGCGTCTGCGGTTTTGGACAGGGTGTTCTACCTCGGGGGTCTTCCGCGGCCTAACGTAGGCATAGGAAAAAAACAGGTCTCCGAGATTGAAAAAATAACAGGCCTAAAGCTTGACCCTGAGACCGAGGAGAACCTGAGAAAGACGCTTCACGGCTACAAGAAGTCCGAGATTGACGGAGACGAGCTTACTCATGAAATTGCCAGAGTTATGGGGACTGATGACGGTCTTGTCGTAAAAATTATGGACGAGGTGTTCCCTGAGTTCAGGGAACTTGCCCCCGAATCCTCCAGAACCACGCTCCGTTCGCATATGACCTCCGGGTGGTTTATAACTCTTGGTGAAGTCTGGGACAAGGTGCCGCTTCCGATAAAGCAGTTCTCAGTTGACCGCTGTTTCCGCCGCGAACAGGAGGAAGGGCCTACACGCCTTATGGCGTATCATTCAGCGTCATGCATCATTGCAGGCGATGATGCGAACGTGGAGAACGGAAAGGCCGTTGCCGCAGGACTTTTGTCGGCGTTCGGCTTCACGGACTTTGAGTTCAGGCCTGACGACAAGAGGTCGAAATACTATATTCCCGATACGCAGACGGAAGTCTATGCAAAACACCCGAAGCATGGCTGGGTTGAGGTCGCAACTTTCGGGATGTACTCTCCGCATTCACTTGCGGCATATGGCGTCGAGGTTCCTGTAATGAACCTCGGTCTCGGTGTCGAACGCCTTGCAATGATAGAATACGGCGCAGACGACATGAGGGCGATGACTTATCCGCAGTTCTTCCCCAAGGACTACTCAGACCTTGACATAGCCCGTGCAGTGTCCCTAAAGGAGTCTCCGAAGACGCTGAAAGGTGCCGAAATCGCTGAAGCGGTCGCAAAAACTGCACGTGAAAATGCAACTGCCCCGGGCCCCTGCGAATTTCTGGCCTGCGATGTTGATTTCGATTTTGGGTGTAGAGTTAAAGTTTACGTCTATGAAGACGAGGAGAACTCAAAGCTTCTTGGCCCTGCCGCTTTAAACGATGTTTTTGTTGCGGACGGGAGAATTCTTGGTCTTCCTGATACGCCGAATTACAAAAAACAGCGTGAAAAGGGAGTAAACGCACAGGTTTCATTCATAGATGCGGCGGCAAACCTTGCGGCGGCGAAGATAGAGGAGGCAGTATTCTACTGCGAAAACGGAAGCACAGAGTTCAAAATGATAAAAGTGCCGTCCGAAATAAACCTTAAAATCGAGCCGTGGGCAATGAGATACATAACCGACAACAGCAAAAAGATAGATGTAAGAGGCCCGGTGTTTACGGCAGTCAGGTGGGAGATTGAGCAGTCCGAATGCGAATGCGGCTGTGATGACTGCAACTGCAGTGAGGAGTGA